In Mustela erminea isolate mMusErm1 chromosome 8, mMusErm1.Pri, whole genome shotgun sequence, a genomic segment contains:
- the LOC116596963 gene encoding translation initiation factor IF-2-like, producing the protein MRLGGPMVTSGARAPRQRTRAGGDERRTSERGRAAAVRSQPRGDRRRRGRRAGRLRRPRGPPVRRRQRTRGGPPAPGLRRDGRTRRTGWSAARRPRGQPRARTETPRPVGAAPGKSDPTWRQVRPEAGRGRSQRGGVAPEAPGIPATGTDTARAAAGTKDPQDGASRAGGTQPGALGAPGGGRDAGRGPGAHHDGHKVRINAPGPSGRACSGLARLSSLTRRTTRSSRSLSPPSPTTLGLGASLTPRPGSVAGLVKRPLPQVPCRAPSGFSALK; encoded by the exons aTGAGACTCGGTGGCCCGATGGTGACTTCGGGCGCCCGGGCGCCCCGTCAGCGGACACGTGCGGGCGGGGACGAGCGGCGGACCTCGGAGCGCGGCCGGGCTGCAGCGGTGCGGTCGCAGCCGCGCGGGGACAGGAGGCGGCGCGGGCGGAGGGCGGGGAGGCTGCGGCGACCCCGGGGACCGCCCGTGCGCAGGCGACAGCGGACTCGGGGAGGGCCGCCTGCACCGGGGCTGCGGCGCGACGGGAGGACGCGGAGGACCGGCTGGAGCGCGGCCCGGCGACCCCGAGGGCAGCCGCGGGCGCGAACAGAAACGCCGCGGCCGGTCGGTGCTGCGCCCGGGAAGAGTGACCCGACGTGGCGGCAGGTGCGGCCGGAGGCGGGGCGAGGCCGGAGCCAGCGCGGCGGGGTCGCACCGGAGGCGCCCGGGATCCCGGCCACGGGGACGGACACCGCGAGGGCCGCGGCCGGGACGAAGGACCCGCAGGACGGCGCATCGCGAGCGGGAGGGACGCAGCCCGGTGCTCTCGGGGCGCCTGGCGGAGGCCGGGACGCCGGACGGGGACCCGGAGC CCACCACGATGGTCATAAAGTCAGAATAAACGCTCCCGGGCCTTCGGGGCGCGCGTGCTCGGGCCTCGCACGTCTCAGTTCTCTAACCCGCAGGACGACCCGGTCCTCACGCTCGCTCTCGCCTCCTTCCCCGACGACGCTGGGACTCGGAGCGTCACTAACGCCGCGTCCTGGGAGCGTGGCTGGGCTTGTGAAACGGCCCCTGCCCCAAGTCCCCTGCAGAGCTCCCAGCGGCTTCTCGGCTCTGAAATAG